The following proteins are co-located in the Labrys monachus genome:
- a CDS encoding sugar ABC transporter ATP-binding protein, with protein sequence MAGSQASVETAGSGGRLGYLIEAEGIRKGFPGVLALDDVSFRLRPGTVHALMGENGAGKSTLMKIIAGVYQPDGGVMRLRGEEVHFAGPLDALRHGVAMIHQELNLMPFMTVAENVWIRREPLTRLGFVDHAELNRRTARLFGQLNIGIDPAVQVGSLSVANRQMVEIAKAVSYDSDVLIMDEPTSALTETEVLHLFGIIRDLKAAGKGIVYITHKMSELFEIADEVSIFRDGKYVGTDLAGNLTRDEIIRRMVGREITQMFPKEAVPIGDIVLSVHNLTLDGVFADVSFDLHEGEILGFAGLVGAGRSNVAETLFGVTPASSGRIEIRGEPVAMTSPGVAMRHGVAFLTEDRKDTGCFLVLNVLENMQMAVLTQRYVRAGFVTAGDLGAACEQMSAALRVKTPDMHERIENLSGGNQQKVLIGRWLLTKPRILILDEPTRGIDVGAKAEIHRLISRLAGDGVAVIMISSELPEVLGMSDRILVMHAGRVTGILDRAEADQVRIMELAAR encoded by the coding sequence ATGGCCGGTTCGCAGGCAAGCGTCGAGACCGCCGGCTCCGGCGGGCGCCTGGGCTACCTCATCGAGGCCGAAGGCATCCGCAAGGGCTTCCCCGGCGTCCTTGCCCTCGACGACGTCTCGTTCCGGCTGCGGCCGGGAACCGTCCATGCCCTGATGGGCGAGAACGGCGCGGGCAAGTCGACGCTCATGAAGATCATCGCGGGCGTCTATCAGCCGGATGGCGGCGTGATGCGCCTGCGCGGCGAGGAGGTGCATTTCGCCGGGCCGCTCGATGCGCTGCGGCATGGCGTTGCCATGATCCACCAGGAATTGAACCTGATGCCGTTCATGACGGTGGCGGAAAATGTCTGGATCCGCCGCGAACCGCTGACCCGGCTCGGTTTCGTGGACCATGCCGAGCTCAACCGGCGCACCGCCCGGCTCTTCGGCCAGCTGAACATCGGCATCGATCCAGCCGTGCAGGTCGGTTCGCTCAGCGTGGCCAACCGGCAGATGGTGGAGATCGCCAAGGCGGTCTCCTACGATTCCGACGTGCTGATCATGGATGAGCCGACCTCGGCGCTCACGGAGACCGAGGTCCTGCATCTCTTCGGCATCATTCGCGACCTCAAGGCGGCGGGCAAGGGGATCGTCTACATCACCCACAAGATGAGCGAGTTGTTCGAGATCGCGGACGAGGTTTCGATATTCCGGGACGGCAAATATGTCGGCACCGATCTCGCCGGCAATCTGACGCGTGACGAGATCATCCGCCGGATGGTGGGGCGGGAAATCACCCAGATGTTCCCGAAGGAGGCGGTGCCGATCGGCGACATCGTCCTGTCGGTGCACAACCTCACTTTGGACGGCGTCTTCGCGGATGTCTCCTTCGACCTGCACGAAGGCGAGATCCTTGGTTTCGCCGGGCTGGTCGGTGCAGGCCGCTCCAATGTCGCCGAGACGCTGTTCGGGGTGACGCCGGCGAGCAGCGGACGGATCGAGATCAGGGGCGAGCCCGTCGCCATGACCTCGCCGGGCGTCGCCATGCGGCACGGCGTGGCGTTCCTGACCGAGGACCGCAAGGATACCGGCTGCTTCCTCGTCCTGAACGTGCTCGAGAACATGCAGATGGCGGTGCTGACGCAGCGCTATGTCAGGGCCGGATTCGTCACCGCCGGCGATTTGGGCGCCGCCTGCGAGCAGATGAGCGCCGCCCTGCGGGTGAAGACGCCCGACATGCACGAGCGTATCGAGAATCTCTCCGGCGGCAACCAGCAGAAGGTGCTGATCGGGCGATGGCTGCTGACGAAGCCCCGCATCCTCATCCTCGACGAGCCGACCCGCGGCATCGACGTCGGCGCCAAGGCCGAGATCCATCGCCTCATCTCCAGGCTGGCGGGCGACGGCGTGGCGGTGATCATGATCTCATCCGAGCTGCCCGAAGTCCTCGGCATGAGCGATCGCATCCTGGTTATGCATGCCGGGCGCGTCACGGGCATTCTCGACCGCGCCGAGGCCGACCAGGTTCGCATCATGGAATTGGCGGCCCGCTGA
- a CDS encoding sugar ABC transporter substrate-binding protein — translation MKHTLMALAVTALMGGTAYAENIGVSMDRFDDNFLTVLRNGMSDYAKTKPGLNLQIEDAQNDIGKQLSQIQNFIAQKVDAIIVNPVDTDATPQMTKLASEAGVPLVFVNRMPSDAKLPDKVAFVGSNEVDSGTLEMKEVCKLLGGKGDIVVIMGELSNQSARQRTQDVDDVIAKAPCTGIKILQKQTANWDRTQGIDLMTNWITAGIKPAAVVSNNDEMAIGAIQALKQVGLAGGKTIVAGVDATQDGLAAMKDGDLQVTVFQNAKGQGEGAIDTALKLAKGEKIADPMVWVPFELVTPANMDNYLKKN, via the coding sequence ATGAAACATACCCTTATGGCGCTGGCCGTGACCGCTCTCATGGGCGGGACTGCCTATGCGGAGAATATCGGCGTCAGCATGGACAGGTTCGACGACAACTTCCTGACCGTGCTGCGCAACGGCATGAGCGATTATGCCAAGACGAAGCCGGGCCTCAACCTCCAGATCGAGGATGCCCAGAACGACATCGGCAAGCAGCTGAGCCAGATCCAGAACTTCATCGCTCAGAAGGTCGACGCCATCATCGTCAATCCCGTCGATACCGACGCCACGCCCCAGATGACCAAGCTCGCCTCCGAGGCCGGCGTTCCCCTCGTCTTCGTCAACCGCATGCCGTCCGATGCCAAGCTGCCCGACAAGGTCGCCTTCGTCGGCTCGAACGAGGTGGATTCGGGCACGCTGGAGATGAAGGAAGTCTGCAAGCTCCTCGGCGGCAAGGGGGACATCGTCGTCATCATGGGCGAATTGTCCAACCAGTCGGCCCGCCAGCGTACGCAGGACGTCGACGACGTCATTGCCAAGGCGCCCTGCACCGGCATCAAGATCCTGCAGAAGCAGACGGCCAACTGGGACCGTACGCAGGGCATCGACCTGATGACGAACTGGATCACCGCCGGCATCAAGCCCGCCGCCGTCGTCTCCAACAACGACGAAATGGCGATCGGCGCGATCCAGGCCCTCAAGCAGGTCGGCCTCGCCGGCGGCAAGACCATCGTCGCCGGGGTGGACGCGACGCAGGACGGTCTCGCCGCGATGAAGGACGGCGACCTTCAGGTCACCGTGTTCCAGAACGCCAAGGGCCAGGGCGAGGGGGCCATCGATACGGCTCTCAAGCTCGCCAAGGGCGAGAAGATCGCCGATCCCATGGTGTGGGTGCCGTTCGAACTGGTCACGCCCGCCAACATGGACAATTATCTGAAGAAGAACTGA
- a CDS encoding ABC transporter permease, with the protein MSANEAAGRSPAAPGRLARRRIPQEISILVVLIGISLVFELMGWPLKGQSFLLNLDRLSIIFLQTSVVGIIAVGVAQTIITGGVDLSSGSVVGATAMIAASFAQVATARSLVYHGLGDLPFFVPVAAGLLAGLFAGVVNGVLIAYASVPPFIATLGMMVSARGFAIWYTNGSPVSTFTPAFRVIGSSTRLFGDLSINWPIAIFLAVALIFHIAMCYTRYGKFTYAIGSNMQAARVSGIDVRRHLVKVYGIAGLLSGLAAVVMIARGDSAQSGMGLGYELQAIAAVVIGGTSLSGGVGRITSTVIGLLILSVVQSGFTFLGVQASLQQIVLGAIIVTAVVIDQYRRNRRRKP; encoded by the coding sequence ATGTCAGCCAACGAAGCCGCAGGCCGGTCCCCGGCCGCCCCGGGGAGGCTCGCGCGGCGGCGCATTCCTCAGGAGATCAGCATCCTCGTCGTGCTCATCGGTATTTCGCTGGTATTCGAGCTGATGGGATGGCCGCTGAAGGGGCAGAGCTTTCTGCTCAACCTCGACCGCTTGAGCATCATCTTCCTGCAGACGTCGGTCGTCGGCATCATCGCCGTCGGCGTGGCGCAGACCATCATCACCGGCGGCGTCGACCTCTCGTCGGGATCCGTGGTCGGCGCGACCGCGATGATCGCGGCGAGCTTTGCCCAGGTCGCGACGGCGCGCTCCCTGGTCTATCACGGTCTGGGGGATCTGCCCTTTTTCGTTCCGGTGGCGGCTGGCCTGCTCGCCGGGCTCTTCGCCGGCGTCGTCAACGGCGTGCTGATCGCCTATGCGAGCGTGCCGCCCTTCATCGCCACGCTGGGCATGATGGTCTCCGCGCGCGGGTTCGCCATCTGGTATACCAACGGCTCCCCGGTCAGCACGTTCACGCCGGCGTTCCGCGTCATCGGTTCTTCGACCAGGCTGTTCGGCGATCTTTCGATCAACTGGCCGATTGCGATCTTCCTCGCCGTCGCCCTCATTTTCCACATCGCGATGTGCTACACGCGCTACGGCAAGTTCACCTATGCCATCGGCTCGAACATGCAGGCGGCGCGGGTTTCCGGCATCGATGTGCGGCGCCATCTCGTCAAGGTCTACGGAATCGCCGGGCTCCTGTCGGGGCTTGCCGCCGTCGTCATGATCGCACGCGGCGATTCCGCCCAGTCCGGCATGGGGCTGGGATATGAGCTGCAGGCGATCGCCGCCGTCGTCATCGGGGGGACGTCCCTGTCCGGCGGCGTCGGGCGGATCACCAGTACCGTGATCGGCCTCCTGATCCTGAGCGTGGTGCAGTCCGGCTTCACCTTTCTCGGCGTGCAGGCCTCGCTTCAGCAGATCGTCCTCGGCGCCATCATCGTCACTGCGGTCGTCATCGACCAGTATCGCCGCAACCGGCGCCGCAAACCCTGA